A region of Heliangelus exortis chromosome 4, bHelExo1.hap1, whole genome shotgun sequence DNA encodes the following proteins:
- the SEPSECS gene encoding O-phosphoseryl-tRNA(Sec) selenium transferase isoform X2: MNAENFGCSERLVTAGYVRQGAQGRRAHELRLRALLEQGKCPEDGWDESTIELFLHELAIMDSNNFLGNCGVGEREGRVASGLVARRHYRLIHGIGRSGDISAVQPKAAGSSLLNKLTNSLVLDVIKLAGVRTVTNCFVVPMATGMSLTLCFLTLRHKRPKARYIIWPRIDQKSCFKSMITAGFEPVVIENVLEGDELRTDIEAVEAKIKSLGAENILCVHSTTSCFAPRVPDRLEELAVICANYDIPHIVNNAYGVQSSKCMHLIQQGARVGRIDAFVQSLDKNFMVPVGGAIIAGFNESFIQDISKMYPGRASASPSLDVLITLLSLGTSGYKQLLKERKEMFSYLSSELKKLADNHNERLLDTPHNPISLAMSLKNLDENSGAAVTELGSMLFTRQVSGASLSLGIPGRNTLLHWEFKTNTECFC, encoded by the exons GGAAAATGTCCTGAAGATGGATGGGATGAAAGCACCATTGAACTGTTTCTTCATGAACTTGCTATAATGGATAGCAATAACTTTCTGGGCAACTGTGGTGTGggtgagagggaaggaagagtgGCCTCAGGACTGGTTGCCCGAAGGCATTACAG GTTGATCCATGGCATTGGAAGGTCAGGAGATATTTCTGCAGTCCAGCCCAAAGCTGCAGGCTCTAGCCTTTTGAACAAACTTACTAATTCACTAGTTCTGGATGTTATAAAGCTGGCTG gTGTCCGGACAGTGACCAATTGCTTTGTGGTTCCTATGGCAACTGGCATGAGTCTGACTCTGTGTTTCTTAACATTGCGGCACAAGAGACCAAAGGCAAGATACATTATCTGGCCACGTATAGACCAGAAATCCTGCTTTAAATCAATGATAACTGCAG GTTTTGAGCCTGTGGTAATAGAAAATGTATTGGAGGGTGATGAGCTACGGACAGACATCGAGGCAGTGGAGGCTAAAATCAAGTCTCTTGGTgctgaaaatattctttgtgTGCATTCTACaacatcctgctttgctccAAGAGTACCTGATAG ACTGGAGGAACTGGCTGTGATTTGTGCTAATTATGACATTCCCCATATTGTCAACAATGCCTATGGAGTTCAGTCTTCAAAGTGTATGCACCTTATCCAGCAG GGTGCTCGAGTAGGCAGAATAGATGCTTTTGTTCAGAGCTTGGACAAAAATTTTATGGTTCCAGTAGGTGGTGCTATCATTGCTGGCTTCAATGAGTCCTTCATTCAGGATATCAGCAAAATGTATCCAG gAAGAGCATCTGCATCTCCTTCCTTAGATGTCCTCATTACTCTTCTGTCTCTAGGTACCAGTGGCTACAAACAGTtactgaaagagagaaag gagatgTTTTCCTATCTTTCAAGTGAGCTGAAGAAGCTGGCAGATAACCACAATGAGAGACTGTTAGACACACCACATAATCCCATTTCCTTAG CCATGTCACTGAAGAATCTTGATGAAAATAGTGGTGCTGCTGTTACTGAGCTTGGCTCTATGCTTTTCACAAGACAAGTTTCTGGAGCAAG TCTTTCTCTAGGCATCCCAGGCAGGAACACCCTGCTTCATTGGGAATTCAAGACAAACACAGAGTGTTTCTGCTGA
- the SEPSECS gene encoding O-phosphoseryl-tRNA(Sec) selenium transferase isoform X1: protein MNAENFGCSERLVTAGYVRQGAQGRRAHELRLRALLEQGKCPEDGWDESTIELFLHELAIMDSNNFLGNCGVGEREGRVASGLVARRHYRLIHGIGRSGDISAVQPKAAGSSLLNKLTNSLVLDVIKLAGVRTVTNCFVVPMATGMSLTLCFLTLRHKRPKARYIIWPRIDQKSCFKSMITAGFEPVVIENVLEGDELRTDIEAVEAKIKSLGAENILCVHSTTSCFAPRVPDRLEELAVICANYDIPHIVNNAYGVQSSKCMHLIQQGARVGRIDAFVQSLDKNFMVPVGGAIIAGFNESFIQDISKMYPGRASASPSLDVLITLLSLGTSGYKQLLKERKEMFSYLSSELKKLADNHNERLLDTPHNPISLAMSLKNLDENSGAAVTELGSMLFTRQVSGARVVPCGSVQTVNNYTFKGFMSHANDYPCAYLNAASAIGIKKQDVDVFLKRLDKCLKTTRKEAKKEKNVNELSNPNAGTGPLED, encoded by the exons GGAAAATGTCCTGAAGATGGATGGGATGAAAGCACCATTGAACTGTTTCTTCATGAACTTGCTATAATGGATAGCAATAACTTTCTGGGCAACTGTGGTGTGggtgagagggaaggaagagtgGCCTCAGGACTGGTTGCCCGAAGGCATTACAG GTTGATCCATGGCATTGGAAGGTCAGGAGATATTTCTGCAGTCCAGCCCAAAGCTGCAGGCTCTAGCCTTTTGAACAAACTTACTAATTCACTAGTTCTGGATGTTATAAAGCTGGCTG gTGTCCGGACAGTGACCAATTGCTTTGTGGTTCCTATGGCAACTGGCATGAGTCTGACTCTGTGTTTCTTAACATTGCGGCACAAGAGACCAAAGGCAAGATACATTATCTGGCCACGTATAGACCAGAAATCCTGCTTTAAATCAATGATAACTGCAG GTTTTGAGCCTGTGGTAATAGAAAATGTATTGGAGGGTGATGAGCTACGGACAGACATCGAGGCAGTGGAGGCTAAAATCAAGTCTCTTGGTgctgaaaatattctttgtgTGCATTCTACaacatcctgctttgctccAAGAGTACCTGATAG ACTGGAGGAACTGGCTGTGATTTGTGCTAATTATGACATTCCCCATATTGTCAACAATGCCTATGGAGTTCAGTCTTCAAAGTGTATGCACCTTATCCAGCAG GGTGCTCGAGTAGGCAGAATAGATGCTTTTGTTCAGAGCTTGGACAAAAATTTTATGGTTCCAGTAGGTGGTGCTATCATTGCTGGCTTCAATGAGTCCTTCATTCAGGATATCAGCAAAATGTATCCAG gAAGAGCATCTGCATCTCCTTCCTTAGATGTCCTCATTACTCTTCTGTCTCTAGGTACCAGTGGCTACAAACAGTtactgaaagagagaaag gagatgTTTTCCTATCTTTCAAGTGAGCTGAAGAAGCTGGCAGATAACCACAATGAGAGACTGTTAGACACACCACATAATCCCATTTCCTTAG CCATGTCACTGAAGAATCTTGATGAAAATAGTGGTGCTGCTGTTACTGAGCTTGGCTCTATGCTTTTCACAAGACAAGTTTCTGGAGCAAG ggTTGTTCCCTGTGGATCTGTACAAACAGTGAATAACTACACTTTTAAAGGCTTTATGTCACATGCAAATGACTATCCCTGTGCTTACCTCAATGCTGCCTCAGCAATTGGAATTAAAAAGCAAGATGTAGATGTATTCCTAAAAAGACTTGACAAGTGTTTGAAGACTActagaaaagaagcaaagaaagaaaaaaatgtaaatgaattaAGTAATCCTAATGCAGGCACAGGACCACTTGAAGACTAG